The Bradyrhizobium sp. WBAH42 genome includes a window with the following:
- a CDS encoding helix-turn-helix domain-containing protein gives MDIVSDAWAFLIIREAFFGTQTFEAFRSALGIPRATLTDRLKKLTQLGIFRQVAPGSSQRKEYRLTKMGFDLYPSFIALMQFGDRWLSKGKPPPLTLVHATCGCESHPIVTCSHCGESISARDAKYRDGPGAGRSPAKAGRNTRRPSDGSRFMLGRPSSVSRALEIIGDKWSFMVVREGFFGNRRYDKILNELAIAPNILTDRLNRLVARGVLRRRRYQTSPDRYEYLLTDMGLELYGSFIAMLRWGDRWLSKGKPPLILTHIKCGHDFDPVVDCDRCKTPIVAADMRYRLAYDPKSFGALGPRSVD, from the coding sequence TTGGACATCGTCTCGGACGCATGGGCTTTCCTGATCATCCGCGAGGCATTTTTTGGAACTCAGACCTTTGAAGCCTTTCGATCGGCGCTTGGCATTCCGCGGGCCACTCTGACCGATCGGCTGAAAAAACTGACGCAGCTCGGGATCTTCCGCCAAGTTGCGCCTGGCTCGTCACAGAGGAAGGAGTACCGACTGACGAAAATGGGCTTCGATCTCTATCCGAGCTTTATTGCGCTCATGCAGTTCGGAGACCGTTGGCTGTCCAAAGGCAAGCCGCCTCCACTGACGCTTGTCCACGCGACCTGCGGCTGCGAAAGTCACCCGATCGTCACGTGCTCCCATTGCGGCGAAAGCATCTCGGCGCGCGACGCGAAATACCGCGATGGACCTGGTGCCGGCCGCAGTCCCGCGAAAGCTGGTCGTAATACAAGGCGCCCTTCGGATGGAAGCCGGTTCATGCTCGGTCGCCCCAGCTCCGTATCTCGCGCCCTTGAGATCATCGGCGACAAATGGAGCTTTATGGTCGTCCGGGAGGGATTCTTCGGCAACCGGCGCTACGACAAGATTCTCAACGAGCTCGCAATCGCACCCAATATCCTGACTGATCGGTTGAATCGCTTGGTCGCCAGGGGAGTGCTCCGACGGAGACGCTATCAAACTTCTCCCGACCGCTACGAATACCTGCTAACGGACATGGGTTTAGAGCTTTACGGTTCCTTCATCGCCATGCTGAGATGGGGTGATCGCTGGCTTTCGAAGGGAAAGCCGCCCCTTATCCTCACGCACATCAAGTGCGGCCACGACTTTGATCCTGTCGTCGATTGCGATCGGTGCAAGACGCCGATCGTGGCCGCAGACATGCGGTATCGTCTCGCCTACGATCCGAAATCCTTTGGCGCGCTTGGTCCGCGCTCCGTCGACTGA